In one window of Janthinobacterium sp. 1_2014MBL_MicDiv DNA:
- a CDS encoding peptidylprolyl isomerase, whose translation MTSVIITTNLGKITAELDAEKAPKTVANFLAYMKAGHYDNTIFHRVIDGFMIQGGGFEPGMKQKPADTTVENEAKNGLKNDTYTLAMARTSDPHSASAQFFINIKNNSFLDYPGQDGWGYAVFGKVTDGKEVVDAIRAVKTSRAGMFADVPVTDVIIEKVEAA comes from the coding sequence ATGACCTCCGTCATCATCACCACCAATCTGGGCAAGATCACCGCTGAACTGGACGCCGAAAAAGCGCCGAAAACGGTTGCCAACTTCCTGGCCTACATGAAAGCCGGTCACTACGACAACACGATTTTCCACCGCGTCATCGACGGCTTCATGATCCAGGGCGGCGGTTTCGAACCAGGCATGAAACAGAAGCCTGCCGACACCACCGTCGAAAACGAAGCCAAGAACGGCCTGAAAAACGATACCTACACGCTGGCCATGGCCCGCACGTCGGATCCGCACTCGGCATCGGCCCAGTTCTTCATCAACATCAAGAACAACAGCTTCCTCGACTACCCAGGCCAGGACGGCTGGGGCTATGCCGTGTTCGGCAAAGTCACCGATGGCAAGGAAGTCGTCGACGCCATCCGCGCCGTGAAAACCTCGCGCGCCGGCATGTTCGCCGACGTGCCGGTGACCGACGTGATCATCGAGAAGGTAGAAGCCGCTTAA
- a CDS encoding UDP-2,3-diacylglucosamine diphosphatase, with protein sequence MPAALFISDLHLQSSHPRTSAAFLSFLEHHAQYAQALYLLGDLFEYWAGDDDLEDPFNARMTAAIRAVSDAGVHVYWIAGNRDFLVGSGFAAAAGATLLSEPHVATIAGRRIVLLHGDAECTKDVKYMEFRAMVRQPAWQKQFLSMPLAQRKTIIDGLRQSSREHNGEKSMDIMDVTPDAVAQVFAEHASTVMIHGHTHRPALHKVDDTLRYVLPDWECDVTPPEGPRGGWIAIDARGNITRHDLNGDIID encoded by the coding sequence ATGCCTGCCGCACTCTTTATTTCCGACCTGCACCTGCAGAGCTCGCACCCGCGCACCAGCGCCGCCTTTCTTTCCTTCCTGGAACACCATGCGCAATATGCGCAAGCGCTGTACCTATTAGGCGACCTGTTCGAATACTGGGCCGGCGACGATGACCTGGAAGACCCGTTCAATGCGCGCATGACGGCTGCCATCCGCGCCGTCAGCGATGCTGGCGTACACGTGTACTGGATCGCCGGCAACCGCGATTTCCTCGTCGGCTCCGGCTTTGCCGCCGCGGCCGGCGCCACCCTGCTCAGCGAACCGCACGTGGCCACCATTGCCGGCCGGCGCATCGTCCTGCTGCATGGCGACGCCGAATGCACGAAAGACGTCAAGTACATGGAGTTTCGCGCCATGGTGCGCCAGCCGGCCTGGCAAAAACAGTTTTTATCCATGCCGCTGGCGCAGCGCAAGACCATCATCGACGGCTTGCGCCAGAGCAGCCGCGAGCACAATGGCGAAAAATCCATGGACATCATGGATGTCACGCCCGATGCCGTGGCGCAAGTATTTGCCGAACACGCGAGTACCGTGATGATCCACGGCCATACGCACCGCCCTGCCCTGCATAAAGTCGACGACACCTTGCGCTATGTGCTGCCCGACTGGGAATGCGACGTGACGCCGCCGGAAGGGCCGCGCGGCGGCTGGATCGCCATCGATGCGCGCGGCAACATCACGCGCCACGACCTCAATGGCGACATCATCGACTAG
- a CDS encoding DUF72 domain-containing protein: MHTHYIGTAGWSISSAAASHFPSAGSHLQRYARALSCVEINSSFYRPHQPATYARWADGVPDHFRFSVKLPRSITHERRLRDGAAELDRFTGEVLQLGTKLGCVLVQLPPSLQFDTAVAAAFFSALRQRFSGMLACEARHPSWFEEGATGLLTLQRITRVQADPPAGQPGPHVPTTEVAYLRLHGSPTIYYSDYPPAYLASLAACLREPAQAGSWCIFDNTAAGAALFNALDLQARLTDLPAAPAHSRA; this comes from the coding sequence ATGCACACGCATTACATCGGCACGGCCGGCTGGAGCATCTCCAGTGCCGCCGCCAGCCACTTCCCCTCCGCAGGCAGCCACCTGCAGCGCTACGCCCGCGCCCTGTCCTGCGTGGAAATCAACAGCTCGTTCTATCGCCCGCACCAGCCCGCCACCTACGCGCGCTGGGCCGACGGCGTGCCCGACCATTTCCGCTTCAGCGTGAAATTGCCGCGCAGCATCACGCACGAACGGCGCTTGCGCGATGGCGCGGCGGAACTGGATCGCTTTACGGGGGAAGTGTTGCAACTGGGAACAAAACTGGGCTGCGTACTGGTGCAGCTGCCGCCCAGCCTGCAATTCGATACGGCCGTGGCCGCCGCATTTTTCAGTGCGCTGCGCCAGCGCTTCAGCGGCATGCTCGCGTGCGAAGCGCGCCACCCCAGCTGGTTCGAGGAAGGCGCGACCGGGCTGTTAACGCTGCAGCGCATCACGCGCGTGCAGGCCGATCCGCCCGCCGGCCAGCCTGGCCCGCACGTGCCGACGACGGAAGTGGCCTATTTGCGCCTGCACGGCAGCCCGACAATCTACTACTCCGACTACCCGCCTGCGTACCTGGCAAGCCTGGCTGCCTGCCTGCGCGAACCGGCGCAGGCAGGCAGCTGGTGCATCTTCGACAATACGGCCGCCGGGGCCGCCCTGTTCAATGCGCTGGACTTGCAGGCGCGGCTGACGGACTTGCCAGCCGCGCCTGCCCATAGCCGGGCCTAA
- a CDS encoding GntR family transcriptional regulator — protein MSAEWNDNSPIYRQLKARVVGMMLDGVLQSGDALPSVRQVAADYQLNPITVSRAYQELVDDALVEKRRGLGMYVLEGARDKLLASERERFMREEWPAMLERITQLGLNLEQLLLASRQDGVKGEGA, from the coding sequence ATGAGCGCGGAATGGAATGACAATAGTCCCATCTACCGCCAGCTCAAGGCCAGGGTAGTGGGCATGATGCTCGATGGCGTGCTGCAGTCCGGCGACGCCTTGCCTTCGGTGCGCCAGGTGGCGGCCGACTATCAATTGAATCCCATTACGGTCTCGCGCGCCTATCAGGAACTGGTCGACGATGCCCTGGTGGAAAAACGCAGAGGACTCGGTATGTATGTCTTGGAAGGCGCCCGCGACAAATTGCTGGCCAGTGAACGCGAGCGCTTCATGCGCGAAGAATGGCCGGCCATGCTGGAACGCATTACGCAACTGGGCCTGAATCTGGAACAACTGCTGCTGGCCAGCCGCCAGGACGGCGTCAAGGGAGAAGGCGCATGA
- a CDS encoding ABC transporter ATP-binding protein, with protein MNALNNDSVISARGLRKQYGKQVAVDGISFDIAPGRIVGLIGPNGSGKTTTLKAILGLTGFDGELSVLGRDPRLQRDALMDDVCFIADVAILPGWLRVRDAIDFVAGVHPRFDRSKAERYLAHTKLAPKMKVKAMSKGMIVQLHLALVMAIDARLLVLDEPTLGLDILYRKQFYQNLLEDYFDENKTIVITTHQIEEVEHILSDLMFIRDGKIVLASTMEEVGERYVEVMVGPQHVNPARALQPISERSVFGKSVMLFDGVARTQLAALGELRTPSLADLFVATMKGSYQ; from the coding sequence ATGAATGCATTGAACAACGACAGCGTCATCAGCGCGCGCGGCTTGCGCAAGCAGTACGGCAAGCAGGTGGCCGTCGACGGCATCAGCTTCGATATCGCGCCGGGACGCATCGTCGGCCTGATCGGGCCTAACGGCTCGGGCAAGACCACCACCCTGAAAGCCATCCTGGGCCTGACGGGCTTCGATGGCGAGCTGTCGGTGCTGGGGCGCGATCCGCGCCTGCAGCGAGACGCGCTGATGGACGATGTCTGCTTCATCGCCGACGTCGCCATCCTGCCGGGCTGGCTGCGTGTGCGCGACGCCATCGACTTTGTCGCCGGCGTGCATCCGCGCTTCGACCGCAGCAAGGCCGAGCGCTACCTGGCGCATACCAAGCTGGCGCCGAAGATGAAGGTCAAGGCCATGTCGAAGGGTATGATCGTGCAGCTGCACCTGGCGCTGGTGATGGCCATCGACGCCAGGCTGCTGGTGCTCGACGAGCCGACCCTGGGCCTGGACATCCTGTACCGCAAGCAGTTCTACCAGAACCTGCTGGAAGACTATTTCGATGAAAACAAGACCATCGTCATCACCACCCACCAGATCGAGGAGGTGGAACACATCCTCAGCGACCTGATGTTCATTCGCGACGGCAAGATCGTGCTGGCCTCGACGATGGAAGAAGTGGGCGAACGCTATGTCGAGGTGATGGTGGGCCCGCAGCACGTCAACCCGGCGCGCGCCCTGCAGCCGATCAGCGAGCGCAGCGTGTTCGGCAAGTCCGTGATGCTGTTCGATGGCGTCGCCCGCACCCAGCTGGCCGCCCTCGGCGAATTGCGCACTCCCAGCCTGGCTGACCTGTTTGTCGCGACCATGAAAGGATCGTACCAATGA